One Bacteroidales bacterium genomic window, ATTAATTCATGAATAATATCTTGGTTGCCAGGGTTTCGCTGCCGTCGTTATTAGAAATAAAAACAAGGTAAACACCCGACTGAGCCTTGCGGCCATCGAAGTTCCGTCCATTCCAGATGGCCTGTCCGCCAAACGCCCGGGTCTTGAAAATCAGGTTGCCGGCAATATCCATGATTTTAATGTCAGCATCTTTCACAAGCCCACGTACCGCGATGATGCCCTCATATTCGGGCCTTACCGGATTAGGGAAAACAACCACATCGGTAAACACCGGAGGGGGAGGGGTCGCTTCGGCGCGGTAACCTATGATGCCTCGTGAAGTTCCGAAGAAAACCTCACCGTTTCCATCAATGGTCAGAGAGGTAATTGAGTTCGACAACAAAGGACTGTTATCTTCGGTGAAATGGTAGATTTTTTCAAGGCCATCGGCTGACATCAGGAAAACCCCTGCCCTGTCGGTGCCGAACCATTTACGGTTCGCACCATCAATAGCAATAGCTGTTACAGCCTCTGAATCCAGTAAATAGGCACCATAACCATCCTGGTCAATAATGGGGCGGTAAGCGTCGAAATTGCCACCGGTAAAAACATTTTCAGGATTACGGATCACTGCCACGCCTTCGTTGGTTCCGATCCAAAGCTCGCCGTTCTGGTCCACTGCCAGGCTCATGATCGTAGCGCCTGGCAAGCTTCCGTTGCCTGTTGCGCCCGACAAGCGTCTAACTTTATCGTCGGCTGTATTATCAATTGTGCCCATATCGCTGAAAACGATGAGGCCATGGTCACGAACCAGCATCCACTTTTGCCCGGATTTGTCAATTGTTATTCCTCCCAGGTCAATAGCGCTTGCAACCGGACTGAGGCTGAATGAGCGCCAGGTTCCATCAGTTTTTTTAACTGAAAGAAGGTTTGCCGCACTGCTGTTTGTGACCCAAAGATTTCCTTGCGCATCAAAGGCGACACCTCCAATTCCCATCCAGCTTGGGTTGTAAACACTGTATTCAAGGGAGCTGTTCTGATCATCGTAAGTACCGGTAACTACGCCATCCTTCATTTCAATGAGTCCGGCGCCCCATGAACCTGTAAAAAATCGTGTTGGGTCGTTGGGATCAACAGCAATGCAAAGCAGGTCCAATAAATGATCCATCCCCTGAGTATTCCAGCGATTAAATGCCCTCCAGTTTCCATCATCCAGACCGTAAACCAATCCCCCTTTCCACATGCTTCCCCAGGAACTTGTTTTGCCGCCCGGAACAACCCACAGATAATTCTGGTGTGCCTGCATGGCAAAAACATCAGTAGTCGCCGGCCCTGAGGGCCTTATAAATTCATAAGTCCATTCATCAGTTCGCTTTACGAGTCCATTGTTGCGATCCCCGACATAAATAAGGCCTTCTTTGCTTATAAGCGCATCCTCTGGATTCGGAGAGCCTGGATTATATGTCCATACTTTTGTTACTTCCTGCAAAGATTGATTGTACTGGTAAACAAAATACAAATGTGAAACCAGTAAATGATCGCTATTGGCTTTGATGCTTTTTACTCTTGAAGTTTCGCTCACATTAAAATAATCCCAGGAGCTGCCGTTGTAGGCAAAAAGTGTGTCGGAAGTATCGTTGGTTCCCGGTTTGTTTACGATTAACATGTCCTTGAATTGCTCAATATGGTTGTATGCCTTGTCGCCCATGGTTTCATCCACGGCCCAGTATTCAAAATTAGCAAGGTTTGATGTATCAATATCTGCTTTGTAAATGCCTGATTCTGTGGCAGCATAAATATACCTGCTTGGTTCATGAAAGGCAACATCCAGTACATTGATATTGCTGCCATCGGGTCCGATAAAATAAGTGTCAACTATTTCATGGCGTTCCACATTCATAACTACGATCCCAAAACCGCAGGCCAGGTAAGCCAGATCGCCAATAAAGGAAATGTTGTTGATTATTTTGTTGCCGAGGATGGGCTTGCGTTTGATATCGCTGATATTGATAATTTTTCCGTCCTGGATAAGGTCAATATTTGTATTGTTGTATGCGATTATCAGGGTTGACTGGCTGGGGTTAGATATGATAGTGCTGACACCAATGTCCGATAAACCATTGATTTTATTCAACCTTGTGATGCTTGCATCCTCTTTATCGTAAGAGAAAATGCTATAAGGTGTGGCTGCATAAATCAAATCGCCGGTTTCAGCTACATGGGTTACCTGATGGTAGGGAAGATGTTCGCGCCATTTTCCAATGCCAACACTTTGAGATAAGGCAGCTTGGGTCAAAAACAGCATGGTTGAAATGAACAGTAGTGTATTGTAACGCATGATGGTGTATTTGTTTATAAACCTGATGAATTATTAACTGCCCGAACCGCTAAATATTGTTTAATCAGCGCAGTTTTGATGATTTCATTTGCCTGGCTGAAATGGGTTACTTACTTTTGGAACCGCATAATCTTAATGATGAATTTCAGAAATCTTTTTAAACTTGATCCGTTCGAAGCAGGCAGAACCGGCTCTGGAATAGTGTTGCTTAAAACCTACATCTTTTTTCTTGCAGTGAGCATTGTTGCTTACGCCGGCATCGCACTGCTGCAATACAGCCTGAAATGGGACATGCTGGATTGTTACCTTCCCTGGCGTTATTTCGTTGGCGAAAGCATACAAAACGGGGTGTTTCCATTTTGGAACCCATACCAGCATCTGGGCTATCCTATTCATGCCGATCTCAGATCGGTTTTCTATCCTGAGGCCATCATTGTCGGGCTTTTTGGTGGTTACAGCGTTTACACCCTGCACTTTTTATTTATCACTTACATTTCGCTGGCGGGTTTGGGAATGTTTTTACTGGCCGGGCATTTTACACAAAATATATATGCACGACTGCTGGCAGGAATCGTATATATGCTTTCGGGTTTCTTTGTGAGCCACGGGCAGGAAATGTTCGGGATTATAGCAGCAACCTGGATTCCATACATTCTTTATTTCTTCATCAGGCTGCAACAGGACTTGAAATGGGATGAGCTGTGGAAACTTTCGTTTTTCATGTTTCTGCAACTTACGGGTGGCTACCAGGCACTGACGATCATGTTATTTTATTTATTGCTGATTATTTTTCTGACCCGGGCCATCAGTCTTATTTACCATAAGAACTATGATGATTTTAAGCGTTTACTGCTGATGAATGCGAGCCTGGCGCTTCTGGTGCTGGTATCTGCATCGGTACTGATCGTTACTTTTATGCAGGTTTCCCCGCACATTGGCAGATTTGGTGGCACCAGCCTGGCCGAAGCACAGTTTATGCCATTTTCGCCCCGTTCCATGATTTCGTTTCTGTTGCCTTTTGCCTCGGTGAAAGACACCGCATATTTCGACACCGACCTCAGCATGAACAATGCCTACGTTGGTCTGGTGATGCTAATGTTTTATCTGATTGCCTGGTTCAGGAAGAAATCTGCGCTGGAAAATATATTCTGGCTGTTTGGCCTGGTTTGTCTTTTTGCAGCTTTTGGTAGCCACTCTCCGGTCAGGGAATGGTTGTACGATTATGTGCCCATGATGAACCTCTTCCGAATGTCGGCGTTTTTCAGATACTTTACGGTGATCTCCATGGTGCTGCTGGGCGCTGCTGAAATCAGCCGGATGTTTGAGCGCCCGGAAAAGTATTACAAAAGGTTCTCCATCATGATCGCGCTCTTTGCGGTTATCATCGCAGCATTGGTATTGTTTAGCAGGCCATTTGTTGATGTTGAAACCTTCAACCCGCTCAATTTTTTCCTGAACCTGAACCAAACGCTTGAAACTTCTACACGGCATGAACACATCATCGTGCAAGGGCTTATTCAACTGCTTTTTCTGACCTTGCTGATCGTTGCACTGGTATTTACCAAAAAGAAGGGCAAAGGACTTATTGCACTATTGTTGGTTTTTATGGCCCTGGAAATGACAGTGGCCGTCAGGTTGAATTTCCCTGTTACTGTGGGTTCTGACCCCAAACCAATGGTCTTACAGCAATCGCTTAATCAACTGCCAGAAGGATTTCCTTTGCCCGATCTGGATGTTCCGGTTATTGTGAACCGTGATATAAAACCCGAATTGCAACCGCTTTGGCGCAACACCAATATTTACACAAAAACCGTATCAGCCGATGGTTTCAACAGTTTCCGGCTCGATGCCTTTGAATCCTTGCAACGCGATTATCCTGCAATGTTTGAATCCGTTTTGAAAAACCCTGCGCTGTTTTTGTCGGGTCACATCAAACCTATTGCTGAATATAATGAAGCGCTTGTTGAACCAGGATTGCTTTGGCTGGATGAAACGGTTTATGAAAACATCAGTCCGCAAATTGGTTCGCAACAAAGAGATGATAAGATAATCCTGAAAAAGTTTGACCCCAACCACATTCTTTGTGAAGTGAGCATTGCCGAAGCCCAGGCGCTTACCCTGATTCAGGCTGATTACCCCGGCTGGAGAGTTTTTATCAATGGCGAACCGGTCGAGCATTTCACAGCCAATCAATTGTTCATCTCTTGTCTGCTTCCTGAAGGCAAAAGCACTGTGGAGTTCAGTTACGATAATAAGACGGTGAAAACAGCCTTTTATGTTTCCTATTTTGTCTTCATCCTGATCATTTCAGTCATTCTTTTCAGAGTAATTTACGAACCCGGAAACCGAAGACGTGTCTGGTGTATTTTTATTACCGTGGGAACAGGATTGCTTGTTGCAGTGCTTTTAGTCCGCATCACAAGCAGTGATCAGAAGCGGCTGAAAAGCTTTGAAAAAATCGCAAAGCATATTTCTGCTCTGAACCCTGATCCTCAAACTACCCTACTTGTGCTGAATGTGGATGCACCGGATTTGATGAACGCCTTTATTGATTCTGATAATTATCATGTTCTATATCACCGCTTTAGCCGGAAGACTGACCTCTTGCATTTTGAAAGCAAACTGAATCGAATGGTTTCAGAAAACAAAATTGAAAACCTTGTTTTTGTCTCATATAATTTGCTTCATGGCCTTGAGGTTGAAGAAATCATCCGGAAGAATTTCCCGAATCAGGTTAAAGCTCCACAAGATGGCAGAGTTCAGATTTGCGTGTTTGACAAACAGCAAAAGCGCATTCCTTTGTTCCATTCTTTCAACGATCTTGAGCAGCAATACCCTTTCTGGACTGGTAACCTCAGCGTACGCGACAGCGCAATTTCCTTTAGTGGCGATTACTCCTGGCGACTGGATGCCGCTCAACCTGGAAGCCCGGCGCTGGTTGCATCGTTTGCAGATTTAGGCGTTGAAGCTGCGATCAGAATTGTATCCACGGCACAGGTAAATCTATCAGCAGGCGCTGATGCCGCACTTTACCTGGTCGTAGAGTGTGAAGGCAAAACCATTTGGCAACGCACCCTCCGCTGCAGCGAAATGGTTGTAAGCTACAATCAATGGACAAAAATCATTCTCGCTGCCGAACCGGAGTTCCAGCCATTACCCACGGATATCTTAAAAATGTTTTTCTGGATTAACGGTAATGCAGCGCTTTGGGTGGATGATGTTGGGATAGAGGTTTACCCGCTTGGAAAATGATTTGCATATGCCCCAATATATCTCATAAAAATGCCTCATATCTAAGTCCAGCCATTTGTTAATTGGTTAATTTTGTGCTTCAACTCATTAAAACACGAACCATGAAAAATATCTTTTTACTGCTTTTTGCAGGGTTGTTAGTGAATGCTTGTAATTCAGGTGGTAATAAAAACGACATTCCATACAATTCAGGAATACATAAGGGCAAGGTGAAGGAGGTTATACAAACAACTCAGTACACCTATCTTCTTGTTGATGAAGATAATTCAGACAAATGGCTTGCATTGCCCAAGATGACAGCACAGGCAGGTGAAGTATTTTATTATAAGGAAGGTTATGAAATGGTTAATTTTAAAAGTAAGGAACTCGGACGAACCTTCAAATCGGTTTATTTCATCGAATCGGTCGGGACTTCTGCAGCAGAAGTGCTTAAGGGGCATGCACTATCAGGTGATGAACCGGTGAAAGCACAGGTACGAAAGTATGAAATTCAGGTAGCTGCAGCGGAAGACGGGATCAACATAGCCAATGTGTTTGAAAATAAGGAATTATACAGTGGCAAAACAATTAAAATCAAGGGCCAGGTGGTTCATTACAATCCAGGCATCATGAACATGAACTGGATACACCTCCAGGACGGCTCTTCTTTCGCAGATAAATATGATTTGACAGTAACATCAACTATGGAAACCAAGGTAGGCCAGGTCATTACTATTGAAGGAATTCTTACCCTGAACAAAGATTTTGGTTCCGGATATTTTTACGACGCGATTGTTACGAATGCAATAATTGTCAGTACAGAATAGCCAAAAGGAATATTGCTTCATTTTCTCAAGGGAAATCTTGAGAGTACATTTCGCAATAAAGACTGAGCAAAGATAAGTTTTATTTTATAGTTTATGCCTTGTTCCGATTCAGAAGAACTGCTTGAATCAGTATATGTAGTCCTCGCAATCTATTTATAATCAGTTTAAATTGACGCAATCAGCACTAAACTGTCAATAAAAAACCTACTTTTGAATATTCTTTCTCCAGCTCTTTAAAAGAATCATTCACTCTTGCTGAAACTTTACTTTTATAATCTGATTTCTTCATGTCAAGGGCTCATAAAATCTATATATTCGCGCTGTCGTTTATAGTTATTGCAACGCTGACTATCCTGATTATCAGTGGAATATCCTATTACCGGGTTGGCCTGGAAGAACGTTTTTTCCATCCAGACTATAAGTTACTTAAGCCAAGTGGAATTTGGGGTCATGGATTCGGAATTATCGGGTCGTTAATGATGCTGATCGGTGTCATTATCTATGTGATGAGAAAGCGGATGAGATCGCTTTCAAGGCTGGGAATTTTAAAACACTGGCTTGAGTTTCATATCTTTCTATGCACATTGGGCCCTATCCTGGTAGTGTTTCATACATCTTTTAAGTTTGGTGGTATTGTTGCCATCAGTTTTTGGAGCATGGTAGCTGTTTTTTTTAGTGGAATTATTGGTCGGTTTATTTATATACAGATTCCCCGCTCAATTGAAGGCAGAGAACTTTCCTTGAGCGAAGTACGCGACATGAAAGGTAATATCGGCGAGGCTTTATCGGCTTCATACAATCTTGATGACCTAAGCTACAACATGATCATTGAATCAACAAGAAGAAAAGTTGAGGTTCAAAATACAACTCTCCTGGGGGCTTATACTAAAAAGTATTTTAGAGACATTTCAACCATTCGTAGTATAAAAAGATTGCTTAAAGTGAAAGGCCTGAAAAGAGTTGAAGTGAATCAGGTAGTTGGCCTTGTAAGGAACGAGCTTTCGCTCAACCGGAAAATTGATCGCCTGCTTTTCATGCAAAACCTGTTCAGATACTGGCATGTAGCACACCTGCCTTTTGCCCTGATCATGCTCTTTATCATGATCATTCATGTTGTAATTACAATTCTA contains:
- a CDS encoding T9SS type A sorting domain-containing protein, whose product is MRYNTLLFISTMLFLTQAALSQSVGIGKWREHLPYHQVTHVAETGDLIYAATPYSIFSYDKEDASITRLNKINGLSDIGVSTIISNPSQSTLIIAYNNTNIDLIQDGKIINISDIKRKPILGNKIINNISFIGDLAYLACGFGIVVMNVERHEIVDTYFIGPDGSNINVLDVAFHEPSRYIYAATESGIYKADIDTSNLANFEYWAVDETMGDKAYNHIEQFKDMLIVNKPGTNDTSDTLFAYNGSSWDYFNVSETSRVKSIKANSDHLLVSHLYFVYQYNQSLQEVTKVWTYNPGSPNPEDALISKEGLIYVGDRNNGLVKRTDEWTYEFIRPSGPATTDVFAMQAHQNYLWVVPGGKTSSWGSMWKGGLVYGLDDGNWRAFNRWNTQGMDHLLDLLCIAVDPNDPTRFFTGSWGAGLIEMKDGVVTGTYDDQNSSLEYSVYNPSWMGIGGVAFDAQGNLWVTNSSAANLLSVKKTDGTWRSFSLSPVASAIDLGGITIDKSGQKWMLVRDHGLIVFSDMGTIDNTADDKVRRLSGATGNGSLPGATIMSLAVDQNGELWIGTNEGVAVIRNPENVFTGGNFDAYRPIIDQDGYGAYLLDSEAVTAIAIDGANRKWFGTDRAGVFLMSADGLEKIYHFTEDNSPLLSNSITSLTIDGNGEVFFGTSRGIIGYRAEATPPPPVFTDVVVFPNPVRPEYEGIIAVRGLVKDADIKIMDIAGNLIFKTRAFGGQAIWNGRNFDGRKAQSGVYLVFISNNDGSETLATKILFMN